In Arachis hypogaea cultivar Tifrunner chromosome 17, arahy.Tifrunner.gnm2.J5K5, whole genome shotgun sequence, a single window of DNA contains:
- the LOC112763792 gene encoding protein FAR-RED IMPAIRED RESPONSE 1-like, producing MKEKNQNFFFELNIEGNHSIKHAFWADVRSRAACEYFGDMISFDTTYNTNKYSVHTNSALIFTKATHFGSSHCETVDLCKYNLVFSSFIGMNHHGQLTLLRCVLIKNEDIQSFKWVFECWLCCMGGKAPKGIPTDQCATMQRTIEMCIPTTIYRWCIWHIIKNNPNKLNGYKRHEEIEQEMSHVVWNSFTKDAFDRNCNDFLTKYSLRGNKWLSTIDAQFQHVYTHEKFREVQAQFREKVNCITRSKHSILGFTTYELMEQVSNSTFNKFFVTYGAVSRELNLLDGGPTIQSSSSFYNALDMNYPREDYTSFRFY from the exons atgaaagagaagaatcaaaatttctttttcgagcttaACATCGAAGGCAATCACTCCATCAAACATGCATTCTGGGCCGACGTAAGAAGCAGGGCTGCATGCGAGTATTTTGGAGACAtgatttcattcgacaccacctacaacaCAAACAAGTATTCGGTTCACACAAACTCAGCCTTAATATTCACCAAAGCAACACATTTTGGTTCATCACACTGTGAGACTGTCGATTTATGCAAGTACAATCTGGTTTTTAGTTCTTTTATTGGcatgaatcaccacggtcaattGACACTTCTCAGATGCGTGCTGATTAAAAATGAGGATATCCAATCATTCAAATGGGTATTTGAGTGTTGGCTCTGTTGCATGGGAGGGAAGGCACCAAAAGGCATTCCCACTGACCAATGTGCAACGATGCAAAGGACCATCGAGATGTGCATACCAACAACAATTTACCGCTGGTGCATCTGGCACATCATAAAGAATAACCCAAACAAACTAAATGGCTACAAGAGACACGAAGAAATCGAACAAGAGATGAGCCACGTCGTTTGGAACTCGTTTACAAAAGACGCATTCGATAGAAACTGTAATGATTTCCTGACAAAGTACAGCCTCAGAGGCAACAAGTGGCTCTCAA CAATAGATGCTCAATTTCAGCATGTGTATACCCATGAGAAGTTCAGGGAAGTTCAAGCGCAATTTAGAGAAAAGGTGAACTGCATCACAAGATCAAAGCATTCCATACTAGGTTTCACAACATACGAATTGATGGAGCAGGTTTCtaactccacattcaacaagttttTCGTCACCTACGGTGCAGTATCACGAGAG TTGAACCTTTTAGATGGTGGACCAACGATTCAGTCAAGTTCCAGCTTTTACAATGCACTGGATATGAATTATCCCAGAGAGGATTATAcgagttttagattttattaa
- the LOC112767426 gene encoding LEAF RUST 10 DISEASE-RESISTANCEUS RECEPTOR-LIKE PROTEIN KINASE-like 2.1 codes for MLSLCSFLVSFLLLLGIFLNILDVIVIIDYLAGWNTKVAIDADKRMCSSRWCGRHEIRYPFRLNNSSPSHCGDHRYTLSCENDNQLFLYLTSIKFQVQSINYNNYTIRLVDSNVALHTHNNHSSLLPYSLTSSSFSSAKDEPYNDRFYNQHHLVDVIRLTKQMVYLMRCPPYGVKSSSAAATCMNGSYALGSTLFYVSDIDKSLQDLVFGDSCHIEWMYLISWPVEIKHRNNSCTDIHRMLLYGFELSWLKVYCKYEAILSDSNKVICYDKPSLLIHTSFLYSMYVEALMYGTVLFILAKFALGAPCIIIFCIYKWRRRHLSIYDNIEDFLRSDNNIIPIRYSYKEIRNITEKFKTKLGNGGYGSVFQGKLRSGRLAAVKVLNEAKSNGQEFINEVATIGRIHHVNVVQLIGFCVEGSTRCLVYELMQNGSLEKYIFSPQDSASLSCEKLYTISLGVARGIEYLHNGCDMKILHFDIKPHNILLDENFNPKVSDFGLARLSPTDKSIVSLTAARGTIGYMAPELFYRNVGAISYKADVYSFGMLLMEMASRRKNLNAQIENSSQIYFPFWVYDELQDGRKITIENDTDEEMKLAKRMMIVALWCIQTRPNDRPSMKRVVEMLEQDDDLEMPSKPYFYPLDAPTEDNVEHTTTHNSSSLSSDISSVSDSKE; via the exons ATGTTATCCCTTTGTTCATTTTTGGTATCCTTTCTACTGCTGCTGGGGATCTTCTTAAACATTTTggatgttattgttattattgattaCCTCGCCGGGTGGAATACCAAGGTGGCAATTGATGCAGACAAAAGAATGTGTTCATCCCGGTGGTGTGGGAGGCATGAGATAAGGTACCCTTTCAGGCTGAATAATAGTAGTCCAAGCCATTGTGGTGATCACAGGTACACCCTCTCCTGCGAGAATGATAACCAACTCTTTCTCTATCTCACATCAATCAAGTTCCAAGTACAGTCAATTAACTACAACAACTACACAATCCGACTAGTAGATTCCAATGTTGCGCTGCATACCCATAATAATCACTCTTCTCTCCTTCCTTATTCTTTAACCTCCTCTAGTTTCAGCAGTGCCAAAGATGAACCATATAATGATCGGTTCTATAACCAGCATCATTTAGTTGATGTTATTAGATTGACAAAGCAGATGGTATATTTGATGAGGTGCCCACCATATGGAGTAAAATCTTCTTCTGCTGCTGCAACTTGCATGAATGGATCTTATGCGCTTGGGAGTACATTATTCTATGTCAGTGATATTGATAAAAGTCTCCAGGATTTGGTGTTCGGAGACTCGTGTCATATAGAGTGGATGTATCTGATTTCATGGCCTGTTGAAATCAAACACAGAAATAATTCATGCACAGACATCCATCGTATGCTGCTCTACGGGTTTGAACTTTCTTGGTTGAAAGTATATTGCAAGTATGAGGCCATCCTCAGTGATAGTAACAAAGTCATTTGTTATGATAAGCCTTCACTACTTATACATACAAGTT TCCTGTACTCAATGTATGTTGAGGCTCTAATGTATGGAACGG TTTTATTTATTCTTGCCAAATTTGCACTTGGAGCTCCATGCATCATTATCTTCTGCATATATAAATGGAGACGAAGGCATTTATCCATATATGACAATATCGAAGATTTTCTGCGAAGTGACAACAACATCATACCAATTAGATACTCCTACAAAGAAATCAGGAACATAACTGAAAAGTTCAAGACTAAACTAGGAAATGGAGGCTATGGCTCTGTCTTCCAAGGAAAACTTCGAAGCGGTCGTCTAGCAGCTGTTAAGGTATTGAATGAGGCCAAATCCAATGgccaagaattcatcaatgaagtTGCTACTATTGGAAGAATTCACCATGTTAATGTGGTGCAACTCATTGGTTTTTGTGTGGAAGGATCAACGCGTTGTTTGGTATATGAGTTGATGCAGAATGGCTCTTTagaaaaatacatattttcaccTCAAGATAGTGCTTCCTTAAGTTGTGAAAAACTCTATACCATTTCCCTTGGAGTGGCACGTGGTATTGAATACTTGCATAATGGGTGTGACATGAAAATTCTGCACTTTGACATCAAACCTCACAACAttcttttggatgaaaacttCAATCCAAAAGTCTCTGACTTTGGACTTGCAAGGCTATCTCCCACTGATAAAAGCATTGTGTCTCTGACTGCAGCAAGAGGAACCATAGGGTACATGGCTCCTGAGCTCTTCTACAGAAATGTTGGCGCAATCTCGTACAAAGCTGATGTCTATAGCTTTGGGATGTTGTTAATGGAGATGGCTAGTAGAAGGAAGAATTTGAATGCACAGATTGAAAATTCCAGCCAGATATATTTTCCCTTTTGGGTTTATGATGAATTGCAGGATGGAaggaaaataacaatagaaaatgacACAGATGAAGAGATGAAGTTGGCAAAAAGAATGATGATTGTGGCATTGTGGTGTATACAAACAAGGCCTAATGATCGACCTTCAATGAAGAGAGTTGTGGAGATGCTAGAACAAGACGATGACTTAGAAATGCCTTCAAAACCATACTTCTACCCACTTGATGCACCCACAGAAGACAATGTTGAACATACCACAACTCATAACAGTTCATCACTTTCCTCTGACATCTCGTCAGTTAGTGATTCAAAGGAATAG